One part of the Sebastes fasciatus isolate fSebFas1 chromosome 8, fSebFas1.pri, whole genome shotgun sequence genome encodes these proteins:
- the LOC141772091 gene encoding protein FAM107B isoform X1 codes for MQQRNRQRTDHVRRCDSFNNGLKQELYYWTETVDLHHPAMEASTPRKQQKPAYGHHKKETSVGRPRLPRQSTADSLSDEVAQLRKLNGSSVELPSYQNLHRELLLSHKRGLLEEKPELTRVLEQRRLDLHREEELAQRRPSDLEMELRKRQQKMQEYEQEEIRRQENEQKIPEFIRVKDNLRRTQTFEP; via the exons ATGCAGCAAAGAAACAGACAGCGCACAGACCATGTGAGGAGGTGTGATTCTTTTAACAATGGACTAAAACAGGAACTCTATTACTGGACAGAAACAGTGGACCTCCACCATCCTGCCATGGAGGCGTCGACTCCAAGAAAA CAACAGAAACCAGCATACGGACATCACAAAAAAG AGACCTCAGTTGGCCGCCCGCGGTTGCCCCGTCAGTCCACAGCAGACAGCCTCAGTGATGAGGTCGCTCAGCTCAGGAAGCTGAACGGTTCCTCAGTGGAACTACCGAGCTACCAGAACCTGCACCGGGAGCTGCTGCTCAGCCACAAACG GGGCCTGCTGGAGGAGAAACCGGAGCTGACGCGAGTGTTGGAGCAGCGCAGACTGGACCTGCacagggaggaggagctggCTCAACGGAGGCCCTCGGATCTGGAGATGGAGCTCCGCAAGAGGCAACAGAAGATGCAAGAG TATGAGCAGGAGGAGATCAGGCGGCAGGAGAACGAGCAGAAGATCCCGGAGTTTATCCGTGTGAAGGACAACCTGAGGCGGACGCAGACGTTTGAGCCGTGA
- the LOC141772091 gene encoding protein FAM107B isoform X2: MQQRNRQRTDHVRRCDSFNNGLKQELYYWTETVDLHHPAMEASTPRKKPAYGHHKKETSVGRPRLPRQSTADSLSDEVAQLRKLNGSSVELPSYQNLHRELLLSHKRGLLEEKPELTRVLEQRRLDLHREEELAQRRPSDLEMELRKRQQKMQEYEQEEIRRQENEQKIPEFIRVKDNLRRTQTFEP, encoded by the exons ATGCAGCAAAGAAACAGACAGCGCACAGACCATGTGAGGAGGTGTGATTCTTTTAACAATGGACTAAAACAGGAACTCTATTACTGGACAGAAACAGTGGACCTCCACCATCCTGCCATGGAGGCGTCGACTCCAAGAAAA AAACCAGCATACGGACATCACAAAAAAG AGACCTCAGTTGGCCGCCCGCGGTTGCCCCGTCAGTCCACAGCAGACAGCCTCAGTGATGAGGTCGCTCAGCTCAGGAAGCTGAACGGTTCCTCAGTGGAACTACCGAGCTACCAGAACCTGCACCGGGAGCTGCTGCTCAGCCACAAACG GGGCCTGCTGGAGGAGAAACCGGAGCTGACGCGAGTGTTGGAGCAGCGCAGACTGGACCTGCacagggaggaggagctggCTCAACGGAGGCCCTCGGATCTGGAGATGGAGCTCCGCAAGAGGCAACAGAAGATGCAAGAG TATGAGCAGGAGGAGATCAGGCGGCAGGAGAACGAGCAGAAGATCCCGGAGTTTATCCGTGTGAAGGACAACCTGAGGCGGACGCAGACGTTTGAGCCGTGA
- the smc5 gene encoding structural maintenance of chromosomes protein 5: MASTGKKRRKSHTTSSQTSNSIANMLTGSQPDGTGADSRFVEGSILRLAMKNFLTYDYSVVHPGPNLNMIVGANGTGKSSIVCAICLGLAGKTGILGRGDKVGLYVKRGCHKGFIEIELYKTGGNVVINREIHVENNQSLWMFNGRHCNQKAVEEEVKALHIQVNNLCQFLPQEKVGEFAKMSKIELLEATEKSVGPPEMYEYHCELKNFRNRERELENIVKEKSSFLEKAKQRNERNKHDVNRYYEKKRHLDVIELLEKKKPWVEYETTRKELEGAKKERDEAKRQLSALKQAQAPMLRKIQLIDNQLKPTEAQIKAKTATIKEASLKCKQKQEQLDRKHKEIEDIKQTQRLKQMEEEDHQKRISNTRRTIDDLKAELAKVGDQPDVTPRINAVNIELRTIREERAKIDGEKADLRREKDNINAESRMLVRKLNDMNNMMNAKEEKLRGRHRDTHAALQWLRQNRELFDGNVHEPMMLVINVKDHRFAKFVETHISFHDLRAFVFQRKDDMEKFMIEVRDKMNLKVNSISAPEESCSRRQPSKSIESLRRFGFFTYLREMFDAPDEVMSYLCHQYKVHDVPVGNEQTKSMIKTVIEEPYLRVLYTTDERYQLKRSHYSNKISTSNSAVHPSQYLTITVDAEEKRQLEQQMKACELKLREIDERLKVLQAEAATLDRRDNELLAEKKHLSEVKGKKRQLEQKISTKQDSLKQMEQSVIDLQKIEEDTKEKVAAVNSQKVTIVTAFMAQMKLRSKLTMEKVYLALETVGLTAEKNKLENDCRDGASELKTTEQKCSRLEQRKVQLTEQCKGLLKRAKAICRMQPDESLPEDLRNAFSKLPDTLDEIDAMLNEERSRAECFTGLSENVVDEYNRREQEIKHLEKELEDKTNALNTYRQNISEAKERWLNPLKQLVEQINGKFSDFFRSMQCAGEVDLHSENEEEYDKYGIRIRVKFHSSTQLHELTAYHQSGGERSVSTMLYLMALQELNRCPFRVVDEINQGMDPVNERRVFDIVVRTACKETTSQYFFITPKLLQNLQYADEMTVLCVHNGSQMLPPNQWDETAFIKRCLQRKARA, translated from the exons ATGGCGTCAACCGGCAAAAAACGGAGAAAAAGTCACACTACCAGCTCTCAAACCTCTAACAGCATAGCGAACATGCTCACCGGCAGTCAGCCCGACGGAACCGGAGCTGACAGTCGTTTCGTAGAGGGATCCATACTCCGCCTCGCCATGAAAAACTTCCT GACCTACGACTACTCTGTGGTGCATCCTGGACCTAATCTGAACATGATTGTTGGAGCCAATGGAACTGGCAAGTCCAGCATTGTGTGTGCCATCTGTCTGGGTCTGGCTGGCAAGACCGGTATCCTGGGCAGAGGCGACAAG gttGGGCTATATGTGAAACGCGGGTGCCATAAAGGATTTATTGAGATTGAACT GTACAAGACCGGTGGTAATGTCGTGATCAACAGAGAGATCCATGTGGAGAACAATCAGTCGCTGTGGATGTTTAATGGAAGACACTGCAACCAGAAAGCAGTGGAAGAAGAAGTCAAGGCGCTGCATATCCAAGTCAACAACCTATGTCAGTTTCTGCCTCAG GAAAAAGTGGGAGAGTTTGCCAAGATGTCCAAAATTGAGTTGCTGGAGGCAACAGAGAAGTCGGTGGGACCACCAGAGATGTACGAGTACCACTGTGAGCTCAAAAACTTCCGCAACAGAGAACGAGAACTGGAG AACATTGTGAAGGAGAAGTCCAGTTTCCTGGAGAAGGCCAAGCAGAGGAACGAGAGGAACAAACATGACGTGAACCGTTACTACGAAAAGAAGAGGCATCTGGACGTGATTGAGTTGCTTGAGAAGAAGAAACCATGGGTG GAGTACGAGACCACCCGTAAGGAGCTGGAAGGCGCGAAGAAGGAGCGAGACGAGGCCAAAAGGCAGCTCTCTGCCCTTAAGCAGGCCCAGGCGCCCATGCTGAGGAAGATCCAGCTGATTGACAACCAGCTGAAGCCCACTGAGGCTCAAATAAAGGCCAAG ACTGCCACCATCAAAGAAGCCTCTCTGAAGTGCAAACAGAAACAAGAACAGTTGGACCGAAAACACAAAGAG ATTGAAGATATTAAACAAACGCAAAGGCTGAAGCAGATGGAAGAGGAAGACCACCAGAAGCGAATCAGCAACACCAGACGGACCATTGACGACTTGAAGGCAGAGCTCGCCAAAGTTGGCGACCAACCCGATGTGACGCCACGGATCAACGCTGTCAACATCGAGCTGAGGACCATCCGAGAGGAGAGGGCCAAGATCGACGGAGAGAAGGCCGACCTACGCAGGGAGAAGGACAACATCAACGCTGAGTCCAGAA TGTTGGTGAGGAAGCTCAATGACATGAACAACATGATGAACGCCAAAGAGGAGAAGCTGCGAGGACGCCACAGGGACACGCACGCCGCCCTCCAGTGGCTCAGACAGAACAGAGAACTCTTTGATGGAAACGTCCATGAGCCCATGATGCTGGTG ATCAATGTGAAAGATCATCGCTTTGCCAAGTTCGTGGAGACCCACATCTCATTCCACGACCTGCGGGCGTTTGTCTTCCAGAGAAAAGACGACATGGAGAAGTTCATGATTGAG GTCCGTGACAAGATGAACTTGAAGGTGAACTCCATTTCTGCTCCGGAGGAGTCGTGTTCAAGGCGGCAGCCATCAAAAAGTATTGAGTCCCTGAG GCGTTTTGGGTTTTTCACCTACCTCCGCGAGATGTTCGATGCCCCTGATGAGGTGATGAGTTACCTCTGTCACCAATACAAGGTGCATGACGTTCCTGTGGGCAATGAGCAAACTAAATCGATGATTAAAACG GTGATTGAGGAGCCCTACCTCAGGGTGTTATACACAACAGATGAGAGGTACCAATTGAAGAGGTCCCATTACTCCAACAAGATCAGCACCAGTAACTCCGCAGTGCACCCTTCCCAGTACCTCACCATCACTGTGGACGCCGAAGAGAAACGGCAGCTGGAGCAGCAGATGAAG GCCTGTGAGTTGAAGTTACGAGAAATCGATGAGCGGTTAAAGGTCCTGCAGGCGGAAGCCGCCACACTGGATCGCCGTGACAATGAACTGTTGGCAGAGAAGAAGCACCTCTCTGAAGTAAAGGGCAAAAAGAGACAACTGGAGCAGAAGATCAGCACCAAGCAGGACAG TCTGAAGCAGATGGAGCAGAGTGTTATTGACCTGCAGAAGATTGAAGAGGACACTAAAGAGAAAGTTGCAGCTGTCAATTCCCAGAAGGTGACCATAGTCACGGCGTTCATGGCCCAAATGAAG CTGAGATCCAAGCTGACTATGGAGAAGGTGTACCTGGCGCTGGAGACGGTGGGGCTGACGGCTGAGAAGAACAAGCTGGAGAACGATTGTAGAGATGGCGCCTCTGAACTCAAGACCACTGAG CAAAAATGCAGCCGTCTGGAGCAGAGGAAGGTCCAGCTGACAGAACAATGCAAAGGCCTGTTGAAGAGAGCAAAGGCGATCTGCAGGATGCAACCTGACGAGTCATTACCCGAAGACCTGCGTAAT GCTTTCAGCAAACTGCCAGACACGCTGGACGAGATCGATGCCATGCTGAACGAGGAGCGGTCCAGAGCGGAGTGCTTCACTGGCCTCAGCGAAAAT GTTGTTGACGAGTACaacaggagagagcaggagatcAAACATCTGGAGAAAGAGCTGGAAGATAAAACCAACGCCCTCAACACCTACCGACAGAACATATCAGAG GCTAAGGAGCGCTGGCTGAACCCGCTGAAGCAGCTGGTGGAACAGATTAATGGCAAGTTCAGTGATTTCTTCCGCTCCATGCAGTGTGCAGGAGAGGTTGATCTGCACTCAGAGAATGAG GAGGAGTATGACAAGTATGGGATCCGAATTCGGGTGAAGTTCCACAGCAGCACTCAGCTCCACGAGCTGACGGCCTACCATCAGAGCGGAGGAGAGCGCAGCGTCTCCACAATGCTCTACCTCATGGCCCTGCAGGAGCTCAACCGCTGTCCCTTCAGAGTGGTGGACGAGATCAACCAG GGAATGGATCCTGTAAATGAGAGAAGAGTCTTTGACATCGTGGTCCGCACGGCCTGCAAAGAGACAACTTCTCAATACTTCTTCATAACACCCAAA CTGCTGCAGAATCTTCAGTACGCTGACGAGATGACCGTCCTCTGTGTCCACAACGGCAGCCAAATGCTTCCCCCCAACCAATGGGACGAGACGGCTTTCATCAAACGATGTCTCCAAAGAAAAGCCAGGGCATGA
- the cfap276 gene encoding cilia- and flagella-associated protein 276: protein MSGRDPFPPTKFENCFTLGGFRPQQRKTYDKPTHMSQMDEPWSRLHDAATLASFRQSVIHYEHQAPNDSLDFQLKSVYDHHKDFFWRKNQILYQKETVSEDPRKQDILEKEQEDIRVWVDPQRISIHSIK from the exons ATGTCCGGCCGGGATCCTTTCCCTCCTACAAAGTTTGAAAACTGCTTCACTCTCGGCGGATTCAGGCCTCAGCAG AGAAAAACATATGATAAACCAACTCATATGTCCCAAATGGATGAACCCTGGAGTCGTCTCCATGATGCAGCCACTTTGGCCAGCTTCCGACAGAGTGTTATTCATTATGAGCATCAG GCTCCAAACGACAGCCTCGACTTCCAACTAAAGTCTGTTTACGATCACCACAAGGACTTCTTCTGGAGAAAGAACCAGATTTTATACCAGAAGGAGACCGTCTCTGAGGACCCCAG GAAGCAGGACATACTGGAAAAGGAACAAGAGGACATCAGAGTGTGGGTCGATCCACAGAGGATCTCCATTCACAGCATCAAGTGA